A region of the Gemmatimonadota bacterium genome:
CTTCTCGTGGCGATCGCCGCGGTGGGGCTCGACGCGGGGCTCCGCGGGCGCACCGAACGCCTCGCGGTCGCGAACTCGGTGGACGACAGCCGCGCCCGCGCGGCCGCTTACGCCGGAGCGGAATACGCGCGCTCCCGCCTGACCGCCGCGATGCTCGCGCGCGCGGACGAGCTCCGCGCGCAGGTGGCCGAACAGAGCCGGAATGCCCGCGGCGGCGGGCGAGGAAACACTCGCACGCAGTCCGTGGAGCGCCTCTTCCGGAGTGCCGATCCGATGGAGGATCCGTGGCGGGACCCTTCGGGACTCCTGATGGACCAGATCTCGCTCGGCGATTCGAACTTCCGCCTCCAGGTGCGCGACACGGGCGCGGCCGTGAACCTCAACCAGGCCGACGAAGAGATGCTCCGCAATTTCTTCGCCCAGGGGATCGGTCTCGACTTCACCGATGCGGACCGGATCACGCAGGCGGTCCTCGACTGGCGAGACGAGGACGAGATCCCTCGCGTCGGCGGCGGGGAGCGCGAAGCGTACCTCGACGCAGGGCTTCCCGTCCTGCCGCCGAATCGCCTCTTCGCTTCCCTCGACGAGCTCCGCTTCGTCCTCGGGATGACGCCGGAGGCATTCGAGGCGGCCACCCCTCACCTCACCCTGATCGGCTCCGGCCGAATCAACGTGAACGCGGCTCCCGAGGCCGTTCTTCTCGCCGTCCCCGGGATGACGCCCGGGCTCGCCGGAGAGCTCATTCGGAATCGCGAGAGTGGCTACTTCCCACGGAACAACGACGAGTTCTTGGAGATGGTGCCGGCCGCTGTCACGGGGTCGGGGCGCCAAGCCGAGCGCCAGCTTCAGGCGCGCATCACCTTTGCCACGAATGAAGTCGAGATCCTCTCGGAGGGGTGGGTCGAAGGAAGCCCGGTGAGCTCCCTCGTGCACCTCGTGGTCTCGCGAGCGAGCGAAGGCGCGCTCGTCGTGTGGAGGAGGGTGGAGTGATGGTGAAGGCTCCGCTCGGAATCGCGATCGGCCCCGACCGGATCACCGCCCTCGTCGGTGAAGGAGGGGCGTTCCGCGAAGTTTCCGTACCGCTCGTCCTCCCTGCCGGGTCGGAGGATCCGACGCCCGCGCTCGCGCTCGCGCTGGACGGGCTTCGCGAGCTCGGCTTCGGCGAAGAGGGGGGAGAGGTCACGGTCGCCCTCCTTCCCCCGCTCGTCGAGGTGAAGCTCGTCCCCCTCCCGCCGCTTCGGCCGGAAGAGGCCGAGGCGGTCCTCCGCCGCGACCTCGCGAAACACTTCCTCCGGGGAGGCACGGCCTCGGTGGTCGGGGTGGACATGCACCGCGGAATGGATATGCACCGCGGAGGGGTACGGAGCTCGGAGGGGAGCGGAATGGGAGTCGGCTCGGAGGTAGTCGGAGCGTCCGACGGGGAGGTGCAGCGTGCCGGTCGTGGGCCGGTCCTCGCCGCCGCCGCGCCGCGGCAGCTCGCCGAGGCGATCCTGCGCTCGGTCGCCGGTGCGGGGTGGCGGCTCGCCGCGATCGTTCCGGCGCACGCCGCGTGGGTCGAGGCCGTGCGGAGCGGTGGAGAGGGGAAAGCGCCGGCTCGCGGCGCTCCGGGACTCGTAGTCGCGATCCACGGGGAGACCGCGCACCTCCTTCGCCTGGACGAGGACCGCCCGACGGGGATGCGCCGGCTTCCCGCCACGAACATTCCGGAAATCGTCGCCGCGGCCGGGGGCGGCGCCGGGCGCGCCTGGGTCTTCGCCTCGGACGCCGAGGGGCGACCGATCGCCGAGGCGCTCGCCGCCGCGGGGTGGCAATCGGGAGTGGAAGCTCGCCTCCGCCGCTCCGCCGCGGGTGTCGCGGCCCTGCACGCGCACGAGGCGGGAGCCGAGCTCGTCCCCCCGACACTCGCGATGGCACGCCGCGACCGGGCTCGCCGGGTCGCGGTCGGAATGGGGATCGCCGCGGCGGTCCTCGTCGTAGCCGCGGCGGGGGTCCAGCTCTGGGGCGCGAGCCGGGAGCTCCGCCTCGTCCGCGCCGAACGGGCCGAGATCCGGGAGGCGGTCGCGCCGGTGCTCGCCGCCGCCGATTCCCTCGGGATGATCGAGGAGCGGCTCGCGTCAATCGGGACCCTCGAGGAGGCGGCGTCCGGATGGACCTTCGCCCTCGTGGAGCTCGCCGTCGTCTTGCCGGAGGACGTCCACCTCGCGGCGCTGCAGGCCGCGGGCGACACGCTCGTGATGGACGCGGTCGGGGGGCGAGCCGGTGACGCGCTCGACGCGCTCGGCAACTCTTCGAGCTTCCGCGACGTCCAACTCGAAGGCACGATCCAGCGCGATGTGGAGGCGGGCGCGGCCGCTCGGGAGCGCTTCACCCTGAGCGCGATTCGGGCGGACGGACTCCCCTCTGCAGCGAAGACGGGCGAACGGCCCTCCGAGCTCGAACGAGTGGCGGAGCCGGACCGTCCGCGCCCCGATTCCGAGGAGAGGGATCCATGACGCCCCGCTTCGAGTCGCTCGAGCGCCTCCGCGATCGGGTGCGTGCGCTCTCCACCCGTGATCGGCGCGCACTTCTCCTCGGGCTTCTCATCCTGGGACCGGCTCTCGGTTGGATCGGGATCGTGCGCCCGTGGCAGAGCGCCCTCGCCTCGCTCGCGGAGACGGCTGGGGCCGAAGAGTCGCTCCTCCAGCGCGAGCGCGCCCTTCTTCGGGAAGCGCCGACCCTCCCGGGCCGGCTGAGCGAGGCCCGGGCCACTCTCGCGCGGAAAGAGGCCCGGCTCGTCCAATCGGTGAACCCGGCCCTCGCGGAGGCAGAAGTCGTCGGACTCGTGGAGGAGCTCGCCCGCGCGAATCGCGCCCTCTTCCTCGAGGCGAGGAGCGTGGCGCTGGGAGTGGGGGAAGAGCCCCCCCCGGGGCTTATTCCGATTCGTCTTAACGTTCGTGTTGAGAGCGATTTCGAAGGTATATTGGACTTTCTGCACGCGATCGAATCCGACCCTCTCCTCATCCGGGTGGTCGGGCTTTCGATGCAGGCCGGTGAGTCCGGTGTAATGAACTTCATGGCGGTGATCGAGGCATACGCGTCGAGGGAGGAGGTCACATGAGACGGCAAGCGGGAGTCGGAGCGTGGATTGGTGGGGGAGCACTCATCGTGGGGGTGCTCGTTTTCGGGGTTGCCCTGGGACGCGCCATGGCGAGCGGGCCCGCGCCGGCGGAACCCGCGGTGTCGCCTCCGGCCTCGGATGGACCGACGGAGGGATATGCCGCCGCCAACCCTGAAGGCGCCTGGCGCGCAAGCGAGGGCGCAATGGCCGACGTCGGCCGTGCCTCGAATTCGAGCCGCGAGCCCGTCTCTCCCGAGGTGCTCCGCCTCGCCGTCGAACGCGCGCCCTTCGATGAGGACCGCGAGCCCCCGTCGCGCCGCTACGTCCTCCCGGGGACGGAGCAGCCCGTCTTCGAGATGCCCCGGATCGAGCTTCCCCCACCGCCCGAGTTCAGCCTCCTCGGCGCGGTCGCGACGGAGAGGGGCGGGTGGGCCGTGATCCGCGTCGGCGATGAGACGCCGCGGATGGTCGCGACGGGGGACATGATCGAAGGCTATACCGTCGCCTCGATCGAGGGCGACGCGGCCGTCATGGCGGGGATGGGACGCACCCTTCAGGTGCAGTTGAACGAGCCGTCGGCGACGGTCGCGGCTCCGCAGCGTGGCAGAAACAACCGGAATGACCGGGACGACGACGACGATGACGACGATCGCGCGGCGGCGCTCCGCGAGGCGCAGGCCCGTTTCCAGCAGTTGGGGGGCGCACTCGGCGGAAACCTTCCCGCGGCTGCGCTCCAGATGATGGAGCGCCTCCAGGCCGGGGGTGGGATCGCAAACGTCGAGGTTCGGGACGGACAGATCTTCATCCAGGGACAGGGTGGGGAGCAGGTGACGGTGAATCCGAACCAGGGGACCGTCCAGATGATGCGCCAAAACGGCGCGGGAGGACGACAGGTGGAAGCCGTCCGCGTGCGGCCCGGCGGAAACCAGTGAAACTTCCGGCGGCGCGCCGGCGCCCGCCGACGGCGGTCGTCCTCCTGGCCGCGCTCCTCCTCGCGGCCGGGTTCGGACCGCGCGCCGCCGAAGCCCAGCAGATCCAGCAGGTGAACGGGGGAGTTCAGCTCAATTTCCAGGATCTGGACCTCGCCTTCGTCTTCACCGCGCTCGCCCAGGCGTCGAATCTGAACCTGATCTACCACGACCTCCCCTCGAAGCCGATCACGCTCCGCACTACCGAGCCGATGCCGGTCGAAGAGCTCCCGGCGCTGATCCAGTCGATTGCCCGGGCGAACGGCGTGGCCGTCGTGGAGGAAGGGGGCTTCGTCCGTCTCCAGGGCACCACGGAAGATGAGGACGAACCGCCGGATCTCCGCGAGCTCTTCATCTACCGGCTTCGCCACGCGCGCGCGCCCGTCCTCGCTCAGACCCTTTCGGCCCTTTTCGGGGGACCGGCGCCGGCGTCGGGCTCGTTGACGCGGCCGCAAACGCTTTCCCAACAGATCACCCAGCTCCAGGGGACGGGGCTCGGACCCGGGGGCCAGGCGGCCCAACAGGCCCCGGTGATCAACTTCCAGCCCGGATCGGGTGAGCTCGAGGGGAACGTCCTCATCATTCCCGAAGAGGTGACGAACTCACTCCTGATCCGCGCCACCCCGAACGATTGGACGATTCTCGAGCAGGCGCTCCAGGC
Encoded here:
- a CDS encoding PilN domain-containing protein, with the protein product MVKAPLGIAIGPDRITALVGEGGAFREVSVPLVLPAGSEDPTPALALALDGLRELGFGEEGGEVTVALLPPLVEVKLVPLPPLRPEEAEAVLRRDLAKHFLRGGTASVVGVDMHRGMDMHRGGVRSSEGSGMGVGSEVVGASDGEVQRAGRGPVLAAAAPRQLAEAILRSVAGAGWRLAAIVPAHAAWVEAVRSGGEGKAPARGAPGLVVAIHGETAHLLRLDEDRPTGMRRLPATNIPEIVAAAGGGAGRAWVFASDAEGRPIAEALAAAGWQSGVEARLRRSAAGVAALHAHEAGAELVPPTLAMARRDRARRVAVGMGIAAAVLVVAAAGVQLWGASRELRLVRAERAEIREAVAPVLAAADSLGMIEERLASIGTLEEAASGWTFALVELAVVLPEDVHLAALQAAGDTLVMDAVGGRAGDALDALGNSSSFRDVQLEGTIQRDVEAGAAARERFTLSAIRADGLPSAAKTGERPSELERVAEPDRPRPDSEERDP
- the gspM gene encoding type II secretion system protein GspM; translated protein: MTPRFESLERLRDRVRALSTRDRRALLLGLLILGPALGWIGIVRPWQSALASLAETAGAEESLLQRERALLREAPTLPGRLSEARATLARKEARLVQSVNPALAEAEVVGLVEELARANRALFLEARSVALGVGEEPPPGLIPIRLNVRVESDFEGILDFLHAIESDPLLIRVVGLSMQAGESGVMNFMAVIEAYASREEVT